The nucleotide sequence GCGGATGACCCCCTCGCCTCCGGCCAGGACGCGCGGCTTGATGAATTCGTCGGTCTCCCCGGCGGCGTAGGCGGCCTTGACCGCCGCGACCGGGTCGGTAAACGGCTCGCCTATCCCCTCGGTCAGGGCGGCGTAGGCTTGCGCCACCCGTTCCCAACGGTTGTCGCGGTCCATGGCGTAGAAACGGCCGATGAGCGAGGCGATGCGTCCGGCCCCCAGGCTGTCCAGGCAGGCCTGCAAGTCGGCCACGTAGCCGGCCCCGCTTTCGGGGGGCGTGTCGCGGCCGTCGAGCAGGGCGTGAAAAAAAATGTCGCGCTGCCCCAGGGCCGCGAAGGCGGCGGCCAGGGCCTTGGCGTGGCTGATGTGGCTGTGCACCCCGCCGTCGGAGATAAGCCCCATGAGGTGGACGCGCCCGCCGCCGGCAATCGAGGCCCGGGCCAGTTCGGCCAGGACCGGATTGGCGGCGAGCGACCCGTCTTCCACGGCCATGTCGATGCGGGTCATGTCCTGATAAACCACCCGCCCGGCCCCGATGTTCATGTGGCCGACCTCGGAGTTGCCCATGAACCCGGACGGCAAGCCCACGGCCCGGCCGGAACAGGCCAGGGTCGTGGACGGATTGTCGACCAAGAGGCGATCCAGGGCGGGCGTGCCGGCCTCGGTCACGGCATTGCCGGGACCGGCCGGGGCAATGCCCCAGCCGTCGAGGATCAAGAGCAGGGTGGGCGTAGGCTTCATGCGTCGCTCTCGGGATCGTCGTCTTCGTCATCGGCGGTATCGGCGGCGTCGGCTGTGCCGGGGGCCGCGGCCTTGGCCGCCGGGGCCAGACGCAGGGCAATGGGCTTGCCCTCGGACCACAGGCCTTCGAGATTGTAGAAGGAACGCTGGTCGCCCATGAAGATGTTGACCAGGACGTCGTTGAGGTCGAGCAGCACCCACTGGCCGAGGCGGTAGCCTTCCTGGCCGAGGTAGGAATAGCCGAACTCGCCGCAGCGGGCCAGGACATGGTCGGCCAGGGCCTGGGCCTGCCGGGCGCTGCCGGCCGAGGCCATGACCATGGCCTCGCAGATGGGGCTCAGGCCTGTAACGTCTACCGCCTGTATTTCTTTGGCTTTCTTTTCGTAGAGCCAGGCAGCGACCTGGGCGGCCTTGGCGGCGGGAGCGATGTTGGCATCAGCGGATTTGACGGACATTGGTTCTCCAGAAAAATGACTGAAGCCCGCCGTGGCGGGCAACCCCTACTCCTTATGCGATTTGCCGCCGGCCCGCAAATGGAGCGTCCGGCTTTTTCCCGGCCCTCTCTTGACGCGGCCTGCCGCTTTCGGCAGGAATCCCTTTTGGATGCGCTGACGACGCCATTTGGAGGACGCCCATGATTTTTGACATGGATACCGAAACCCTGCCCCGCGAGGAACTCGAAGCCTTGCAACTCAAACGGTTGCAAAGCCTGTGCGAGCGGGTCTACGCCAACGTGGCCTTCTACCGCCGGGCCTTTGACGAGGCGGGCATCAAGCCGGGCGACGTGAAAAGCCTGGCCGACCTGCGCTACCTGCCGTTTACCGAAAAGCAGGACATGCGCAACCACTATCCCTTCGGGCTTTTTGCGGTGCCCAAGGACAACGTGGTGCGTATCCACGCCTCCTCGGGCACCACCGGCCGGGCCACCGTCGTCGGCTACACCCAGCGCGACGTGAACAACTGGGCCACCATGATGGCCCGTTCGTTCATGGCCGCCGGGGCCTCGCGCCGCGACATCATCCACGTGGCCTACGGCTATGGTCTTTTCACCGGCGGACTCGGCGCCCACTACGGCGCCGAACGCCTGGGCGCCACCACCATCCCCATGTCCGGCGGCAGCACCCGCCGTCAGGTCATGCTGCTGCGCGACTTCGGGGCCACGGTCCTTTGCTGCACGCCCTCCTACAGCTTGGTGCTCTACGAAGCAGCTCTGGAATCCGGCATCGATTTCAAGGAGCTGCCCCTGCGCGTGGGCGTGTTCGGAGCCGAGCCCTGGACCGACGAGATGCGCCGTGACATCGAACAGAAAATGGGCATCAAGGCCATCGACATCTACGGTCTGTCCGAGATCATGGGGCCGGGCGTGGGCATCGAGTGCATCGAGGCCCAAAACGGGGCCCACCTCCAGGAAGACCATTTCCTGTGCGAGGTCATCGACCCCGTGACCAAGGAGCCGGTGGGCCCGGGCGAGGCCGGCGAACTGGTCATCACCACGCTGACCAAGGAAGCCCAGCCGCTCATCCGCTACCGCACCCGCGACATCACCCGGCTGGTCAAGACCCCCTGCAAGTGCGGCCGCACTTTTGCCCGAATGCAGCGCGTCCAGGGCCGCAGCGACGACATGCTCATCATTCGCGGGGTCAACGTGTTCCCCTCCCAGATCGAGAGCATCCTGCTCGAAACCGAGGGTCTCACCCCGCACTACCAGCTCGTGGTGCGCCGTGAGGGCAATCTTGATACGCTCTCCGTACAGGTCGAGGTCGACGAGAAAATCTTCTCCGACGAGATCAAGGGCCTGCAGCGCCTGGAAAACAAGATCCAGAAGAACATCAAGGAATTCCTGGGTGTGACCACCCAGGTCAAGCTGGTCGAGCCGCGGGGCATCCAGCGCTCCGAAGGCAAGGCCAAGCGCATCCTCGACCTGCGAAACGAGGGCAAGTAGCGACCGGCGACATTCGGGCGGCAGGACACGCTACGCCGCCAGGGCGACCTTGCCGCCTGTAGGATTGACCGCCCGTCGAGGACACGACACGAATAAGGGCAAAGGCCCGTCATCCGGAGGGAACCATCGCCATGAAAGCCGAACAGATTTCCATTTTCCTGGAGAACCGGGCCGGCCGCCTGGAAGAAGTGACCCGGGTCCTGGCCGAGGCCGGCATCAGCATCCGCGCCCTGTCCCTGGCCGACACCTCGGACTTCGGCATCCTGCGCCTCATCGTCAGCGACCACGAGAAAGCCAAGGTCGCGCTCAAGGAAAACGGCTTCACCGTGGGCAGAAACGCCGTGGTGGCCGTGGAGGTTTCGGACAAGCCCGGCGGCCTGCACGCCATCCTGAGCCTTTTGTGCTCGGGCGGGGTCAACGTGGAATACATGTACGCCTTCGTGCACCAGTGCGAGCGTTCGGCGGTCATCATCTTCCGTTTCGATCGCACCGACCAGGCCATTGAGCTTTTGCAGAAAAACAACATCACCATCATCCCCGGCGAAAAGCTCTACAGCATCTAACCGCCGCAATTGCAGGCAAAAGCGCCGCTTCCCGTCGGAAGTGGCGCTTTTTATTCGCCTGAACCACAACGCCCCCCTGGCAAGCCGTCCGCCCGGACCCTGCCCGCTTCCAACACGCCTTGACAAAAACCCGTGCCCATGTCCTACACTCGGTTACTTGCGGCCGTCGCGCCGACACCGGCCCGGCCAAGGACGATTTCATGGCACGCCTGATCCCCAAAGACGCCTTCACCTGGGAACTCCCCCAAACCGGAACCATGCGGGTCCCGGCCGTTTTTTACGGCGACAAGGCGGCGGCCAAGGCCCTGGAGGCCGATGTCCTCAGACAGCTCGCCAATGTCGCCAGCCTGCCCGGCGTGGTCGGACCGGTGGTCGCCCTGCCCGACGCCCATCCCGGCTTCGGTTTTCCCATCGGCTGCGTGGCCGCCTTCGATCCCGAGGCCGGCGGCGTGATCTCCGCCGGCGGTGTGGGCTTCGACATCGCCTGCGGGGTGCGCACCCTGCTGACCGATCTCTCGGTGGAGGACATCGCCCCGGCGCGCGACCGGATCGCCGACGCGCTTTTCGCCCGGGTGCCCTGCGGCGTGGGCCAAGGCGGCGCGCTGCGTCTTTCCGACAAGGACATGGACCGGATGCTGCGCCACGGCGCGGCCTGGGCCGTTGGCCAGGGCTACGGCGAGGCGGCCGACTTGGCCCACTGTGAGGAAGGCGGGACCATGGCCGGGGCCGACCCGGGGCAAGTTTCGGCCACGGCCAAGGAACGCCAACGCGACGAGCTCGGCAGCCTGGGCTCGGGCAACCATTATCTTGAAGTGCAGTGGGTGGAAGACATTCTCGACCGGGCCTCGGCCGACGCCTATGGCCTGCGCCCGGGCCAGGTTGTGGTCTCGATCCACTGCGGTTCCCGGGGCCTGGGGCATCAGGTGGCGACCGACCACATGGCCGCCATGCGCCGGGCCGCGCCCGGCCACGACATCGTCCTGCCCGACCCGGACCTGGCCTGCGCCCCGGTGGCCTCGGCCGAGGGCCAAGCCTATCTCGGGGCCATGCGCGCCGCCGTCAACTGCGCCCTGGCCGGCCGGCAGGTCATCACCCACCTCGTACGCGAGGTTTTTGCAGGACTGTTTCCCGGCTGTCGGCTGCCGCTTCTATTCGACGTCTCCCACAACACCTGCAAGGCCGAGCGCCACGGCGCAGGCGGCCGGCCCCGCACGCTGTACGTCCACCGCAAGGGCGCGACCCGGGCCTACGGTACGGGCCATCCCGACTTGCCCGATTTCTGCCGCGACGTCGGCCAGCCGGTCATCATCGGCGGCAGCATGGGCACGGCCTCCTACGTGCTGGCCGGGGGAACCGAGGCGGCGGCGTTGTCCTTCGCCTCGGCCTGTCACGGAGCCGGCCGGGCCATGGGGCGCAAACAGGCCGCCAAAAGCTTCCCGTCCCGGGAGGTGCTGGCCGAGCTTGACCACATTGGCGTGGCCCTTCGGGCCAAGAGCCTGCGAGGGGTTGGCGAGGAGGCTCCGGGAGCCTACAAGGATATAGACTCGGCGGCCGCCGCCGCCCAGGCCCTGGGCCTTGCCGTCATAACCGCCAGGCTTCGTCCCCTGGCCTGCATCAAGGGGTGACCGTCGTCATGCTCGAAAGCCTTATCCGCGAAACCGACGCCCTGGAAACCCTCACCGGCGACGCCTTGCTGCTGGTGGACCGCGACGGCATCATTTTGCACGCCACGGCCCTGGCCTCGTGTTTTTACGGTCTGCCGGCCCCCCAGCTCACCGGCCTCCCCCTGGGCCTGGCCCTCAATGACTCGGCAGCCCGGGAAATCTGCCTGCCCGCCACCGGCCGGCCGGCCCTGGTGCGCTGGGAACCCCTGCCCGGCCACGGCCATTCCCTGCGCCGGGTGTTGCTGCGCGACCTCACGCCCCTTCGCGCCGCCAAGACCAAGCTGGAGGAAGCCCGCGAGGCAGCCAAGGCCGGAGAGCGGGCCAAGAGCCATTTCCTGGCCAACATCACCCACGAGATTCGTACGCCCATGATCGGCATCCTGGGCATGACCGAGCTGGCCATGGCCACGGAACTCTCGCCCAAGCAGCGGGAATATCTGGAGATGGCCCGCCATTCGGCCCAGTCGCTTTTAACCGTCCTCAACGACATCGTGGACTATGCCCGCATTGAGACCGGGGCCTTCGAACTGGCCCGCACGCCTTTTTCCCTGCGCGAGACCGTGGAAGAGGTCATCAGCGTCTTTCGCCCCCTGGCCGCCAAGAAGGGCTTGTCGCTGACCTACCGCTGCATCGGGGCCGTGCCCCAGACCCTGGTTGGCGACCCCAGCCGGCTGCGCCAGGTGCTCATCAACCTCGTTGGCAACGCGGTCAAATTCACCGACGCCGGCAGCGTGGTCCTGGCCGTGGCCCGCATCGGGGGCGGCCAGGCCAACGATCAGACCCGGCTGCGCTTCGAGGTGCGCGACACCGGCATCGGCATCCCCGGGGACAAGATCAAGGCGATTTTCGACAGCTTCACCCAGGCCGACGTGTCGCCCGCCCGCCGCTACCAGGGGGCGGGGCTGGGGCTGGCCATTGTGCGCCAGCTCGTGGAAATGATGCAGGGTTCCTACAACGTCGCCAGCGAGGAAGGCAAAGGGAGCGTTTTCACCATCGAGGCCGATTTCAGCCTGCCCGTCAGCCTGGAATCCCTGCGCCCGGCCCGGGAACCGGCCGCGCCGGCCAAGGCCCGGCCGCTGACCGTCCTTTTGGCCGAGGACAATCCCATCAATCAGATTTACGTGCAGGAACTGCTGGAAATGGACGGCCATGAGGTGGTGGTGGCCCACACCGGCCGGCGGGCGTTGGAGGCGCTGCGCAAGAAACGCTTCGACGCCGTGCTCATGGACATCCAGATGCCCGAGATGGACGGCATCGAGGCCACCCGGGCCATCAGGAGCGATGCAAGCGGCGACTTCGATCCGGCCATCCCCATCGTGGCTCTGACCGCCCATGCCCTCAAGGGCGACCGGGAGACGTTTCTGCGAGCCGGCATGAACGAATACCTGAGCAAGCCCGTCAGCCCCGCCGACCTGGAAGCGGCCCTTGGCCGGGTCACCGGGGGCGCGCCCGCATCCGAACAGCCCCAGGACGCCTCGGCCGAACCGGCCGGCCAGATCCTCGACTGGACCGAGCTTCTCGCCAAAGCCCGAGGCAACACCGGTTTTCTCATGAAGCTTTTCGGGGCCTTCGTGGCCGAACAACCCGGCAATCTGGCCGCCATGCAAAACGCCCTGGACGAAAAAGACTTGCCCCATCTGGCCTTCCTGGCCCATTCGCTCAAGGGTGCGGCGGCCACCATGTGCGCCCCGGCCCTGCGCGACGCCAGCCACGACCTGGAACGGGCGGCCCGGGCCGACGACCAGCCCTGGGCCGCCCGGGCCCTGGACGCCCTGGCCCGGAACCTGGACACGGTGCTGGCCGCCATGCGCGCCAAGCTTTCGGCGGAGTAAAAAGGCCGGACAGTCCGCCTCGAACAACGTCGGAAAGACCATGACGGCCGACCGGACCAATGGCGGATACCGGCGGCCCGGCCGACTCAGGTGATGCCGGCGACGTCAGGTTATTTGCTGCACCACAGCTTGACCAGGCGGGCCATTTCCTCGGCTTCGATGCAGGGCGCGCCGTAGCGGCCGGCGGCTTCGAGCTGGCGGAAGCCCTCATAAAGGATGACGGCCGCGGCCACGGACACGTTTAGGCTTTGCACCATGCCCATCATGGGGATATAGAGCGCTCCGTCCACGTGGGGGGCCAGATCCTCGTCCACCCCGCTGTGCTCGTTGCCCAGAATAATGGCCGTTTTCGTGGTGAGATCCCACTTCTGCAAGGGCACGGCCGTTTCGGTGAAGCTCGTGGCCACAAGCCGAAAGCCTTGGCCCTTGAGCGCCGCGGCCAAGGAAGCGGCGTCCTTGTGGCGCACGGTCTCCACCCATTTTTTGGCCGAACCCGAGGACTTCTTGCCCAAGGCCGGAAAGGCCGTGTCGGTGTAGAGCAGATGCACCCGGTGGATGCCGAACGCGTCGCAGCTTCGAAGGATCGCCGACACGTTGTGGGGATCGTGAATGTTGTTGATGACCAGGGTCAGATCGGTCTGACGTCTGGACAGGACTTCCTCAATGCGCCTAACCCGGCGCTCGGTGATGCAGTCGCGCATGGCCGAGGCACATAGGCCAATCCGGGTCCGGGCGCAAGAACCAAGGAGTTTTGCCATGCCGCGCACCACCGCCCCCGATGTCGCCGCCGCCAAGGGCGTTCGCAAAATCGTCATGCTGGCCGCCTATGATTTCACTTCGGCCCGGCTGGCCGAAGCGGCCGGAGTGGACGTGATTCTCGTGGGCGATTCCCTAGCCATGGTGGTCCTTGGCCACGACGACACACTCTCGGTCACCATGGAGGAGATGCTCCACCATGTCCGGGCCGTGGCCCGAGGGGCCGGGACCGCCCTGGTGGTGGCGGATATGCCCTTTATGTCGTACCAAGCGTCTGTGGAGATGGCCGTGACCAATGCCGGGCGCTTTCTCAAGGAAGGCCGGGCCGGCGCGGTCAAGGTCGAGGGTGGACGCGCCATCGTGCCCCAGGTGCGGGCCATGGTCGCCGCCGGCATTCCGGTGCTTGGGCATGTGGGCCTGACCCCACAGCATGTGGCGGCCCTTGGCGGATTCAAGGTCCAGTCCAAGACGGCCGAGGCCGCTGCGGAGTTGGTCGCCGACGCGGCGGCCCTGGCCGAGGCCGGGTGTTTCGCCGTGGTGCTGGAGTGCATCCCCGCGCCCGTGGCCGCCGCCGTGACCCGGACAGTGCCCATCCCCACCATTGGCATCGGCGCTGGGCCGGACTGCGACGGCCAAGTGCTGGTCTTCCACGACGTGTTGGGACTCTACGACCGGATGCGCCCGCGTTTCGTCAAGCAATTCGGCGAATTGGGCAAACAGGCCGTGACGGCGTTGACGGGCTACGCCGAGGCGGTTAGAAATTCAGATTTTCCGGGGGCGGAACACAGTTTTTCCATGGCGTCCGAAGCCCAGACCGCTTTCGAAGCCCTTCTCACGCCGGGTGGGGGCGAAAAAGACGGGCACAGAGCCTGATCCAGCCTTCCTTTTTTGTGGCGCAACGCGTCCACTTTTTTATGAGCAATGCATGAAAAACAAGCAGTATGACGATGACGTACGAGAATTTATCGCCCTGCAAAACGGCGTGTTTCTCGTCGTCAGCACCGATGCCGTCTTCAACAAGAATCTGCGCAGCACCCTGCTTCGCCATCTCACCATCAAGGACGAGTGCGTCCACAACATTGCCGTCACCGAACAAATCCCCAAGCACATCAAGCAACTGCGTGCCAAAAACCACAAAATCGTCGTCTTCATCGAACGCGAATTAAACGGCCGCAACACGTCCGACGTCATCCGCTACCTGAAAAACGATTTTTCCAGCGACCTCTATGTCGTGGTGCTGACCACCGAGGTCGAGCGCGACAAGCTCGTCCTGCTCCACGAACTCGGCGCGGACAACATCATCACCAAGCCCATTTCGGCCGATACGCTCATTGAAAAGATCGCTTTCACGGTCAAGCCCCGGGGACAGATCGGCGAACTCATGGACCAGGGCCGGCAATGCCTGGAAATGGGCGACGCCCTGGAAGCGGCCAAGATCGCCAAGCAGGTGCTTGAAGCCAAGGCCAACAGCCCTTCGGGCCTGCTCCTCATGGGCGACGCGTTGCGGGCGCTGGGCAAAAAGGACGAGGCCCTTCGGGCCTACACCCAGGCCGAAAAAGGTGCGCGCCTGTTTCTTGATCCCCTCAAAAAAATCGCCGAACTCCACCACGAGCAAGGCAATACCACCGAGGAACTCAAGTTCCTGGAACGTCTGGACAAGCTCTCGCCGCTTAACGTCGAACGCAAGGTCGACATCGGCGCGGGCTACGTCAAGCTCGGGGAACCTGAAAAAGCCAAGGCGGCATTCGACATGGCCGTGCGCATCGCCACCAAGGAAGCCCTGGACGCCGTCAGCCGGGTCACCCAGTCCATCGCCGCCCGTTGCATGGAGTCCGCTCCCGAACTGTCCGAGCAGTACCTGCGACAATCGCTCAATACCCGCAAGAACATGCTCGACCGCTCGGACATCGAGACCTTCAACCGACTAGGGCTGATGCTGCGCCGCCAGGGCAAGTGGCAGGAAGCCATCACGGAATACCGCAAGGCCCTCAAGATTTCCCCTGATGATCCTGGGCTTTATTACAACATCTCCATGGCCTACACCGAGGGCCGCCAGTACATTGAAGCCTACCAGTTCCTGGACCGGGCCTTGTCGCTCAATCCGGAACTGTGGAAAAACGGCGAGGCCGTGTGCTACAACATCGCCACCGTCTACCGCCGCTACGGCAAGAAAGACCCGGCCGTCGATTATCTGAAAAAAGCCTTGGAACTTAATCCGGGCTACGAAAAAGCCAAGGCCCTGCTGTTGGAAATGGGAGCCGGGCGCTAAAGACGGCCGTTTTGTCTCCCCCGGCGGCCCCTTGAGCGAGATTGCCGCCCGAAAGCCACGTCCACGCCGCTTGACGCCGTAAGCGTCAACATCGCGCCCCTGAAACAGCCTAACATCCTCTCCGCGCCAGCCCCAAGCCCGGCCGGCGACTCGCATAACCGGAGCCATCCCCATGTTCGTGCATCCCCAGTTCGATCCCGTGGCCGTCAGCCTCGGCCCCTTGTCCATCCGCTGGTACGGCCTCATGTACTTGATCGGCTTCGCCGCGGCCTGGCTGCTCGGGCGCTATCGGGCCTCGCGCCCGGGTTCGGGCTGGACGCCGCTGCAGGTCGACGATCTCGTCACCTACATGGTCCTTGGCGTGGTCGTCGGCGGCCGGCTGGGCTACATGCTGTTTTACGATCTGCCGGCCTTTCTGGCCAATCCCCTGAGCCTGGTCCAGGTCTGGCAAGGGGGGATGTCCTTTCACGGCGGCTTTCTCGGCGTGCTGGCGGTGGTGTGGTTTTTTGGACGAAAAACCGGCAAGGGCTTCTGGGGCGTGGCCGACTTTACCGCTCCCTTGGCTCCGTTCGGACTTTTTGCCGGCCGTATCGGCAACTTCATCAACGGCGAGCTGTGGGGCAAAGCCACTGACCTGCCCTGGGGCGTGGTGTTCCCCGATCCTCGGGCCGGCGGCGTGCCGCGCCATCCCTCCCAGCTCTACGAAGCGCTGCTCGAAGGCGCGGCGCTGTTTCTCATCGTCTGGCTCTATTCCAGCAAAAAGCGCCAATCCGGCGCGGTCAGCGGCGTGTTTTGCGTCTGCTACGGCCTGTTCCGCTTCGCCGTGGAGTTGGTGCGCCTGCCCGATCCCCAACTCGGCTACCTGGCCTTTGGCTGGCTGACCATGGGGCAGCTTCTCAGCCTTCCGGTCATCGTTTTCGGGCTGTGGCTCCTCGCCCGTCGGGCCCCGGACCAAAACGCCTCACAGTAACCCGACAAGCACTTCCAGTGGGAAAACCTGCCGGGGCCTGAGCCGGCGCGACGCCGCAGGCGCTTTTCGCCAATGCAACGCCAGACCCCGCCCGGACGGATTGCACCCTATTCCTTGTGCAGGGGAATAAGCAAAAAGTCCCCGCACAGATCCTCGGCCTGGGTTTCCGGCCACATGGCCACATAGCTCTTGCCCCGGGCCTGCTCCACCGGCACGGTGGCCGGCGACGGCGCATGGCGCTTGCAATAGCCCCACTCCCCGCCCTGCATCTCCTCGGGCGGACAATAGCGGTGTTCGGGGGGAATCGGCCCCTTCCAGTACCGGCACATCCTGCACTTCTGCTTCATCCTGCCTGCCTTGGCATACGCCTTTTCAGCCATGGTCATGGTTTTGCTCCGCCGCCAAGCCCCGACAGGGGAGACCCGCCCGTGGGCAGTCCCGGCACGGCGATTTCATTTATTTCGGGCCAACGCTTGCCCGTGACCCAGACCCGGCCCGTGGCCGGATCGTGGGCGATGCCATTAAGCACGTTCTCGAAATCCACGGCCACCGTCCCAGGACGCAATCCCGAACAATCCACCCAGGCCGCGACCTGTCCCGTGGCCGGGTCGATGACGGCGATACGGGTGTCGCCCCAGACGTTGGCCCAAATGCGGCCGGCCACGGTTTCCAGTTCATTGAGCCGGGAAACGGGCCGGCCATCGTCGGTGACGGCGACCGATCCCAGGGCGGCCATGGTCTTGGGATCGTAAAAAAACAGCTGGTCCGAGCCGTCGCTGACCACGAGCCGGCCATCCAGGCCGCACGCGCCCCAGCCTTCGGTGGGCAGGGCCAGCTCGCCCCGGGACGAGAGATCGGAGGGGTCGGCCAGAAGCACCCGCCCTTCCCGCCAGGTGAGTTGGTACAGGGAACCGCCGCTCAGGGCCAGGCCCTCGCCGAAAAGCTCGCGAGGCAGTTCGCGCCGGGCAAGGACCTGTCCCGTGGCCGGATCGACCCGGCGCAGGCTGGAACGGCCGTAGAGTCCGGTGCTCTCGTAAAACACGCCGTCGCTGTAGAGAAGGCCCTGGGTGAAGGCGCTCGGATCATGGGGCAGCCGGGCCTTGACCACGACAGGCAGCACCGGGGCAGCGTCGGACAAGACCGGCAAGAATATGAGAAAGGCCAATATGGCCGCCCCGCCAAGAGCCAGCCGTTTAATAATCCAGGACATGTTTGGAATCCACACCGTAGCGGCGCATGCGGTTGAGGATGGTGCCCCGGCTGACGCCAAGCAGGCGCGCGGCCTCGGAACGGTTGCCGCCGGCCCGGCGCAGGGCGTCCACCAGCTCGTCGCGGCCGGCCTCGACGGGCGCCGCCGCCCGACAGACCTCGCGCAGGGCGTCAGGAGCGGCCGCTGCGATAAGCGCCGGCGGCAGATGCCTTGGCTCCACCGGCCCGGCGTCGGTGACGACAAAGGCGTATTCCAGGGCGCTTTTGAGTTCGCGCACATTGCCCGGCCAGGGATGGGCAGCCAGCAGGCGCATGGCTTCGGGAGCGATGGAGGGAACCGGCCGGCCGGCCTGATGGGCCAGACGGCACAGGAAGTGTTCGGCCAGGGGGGCCAGATCGTCCAACCGGTCGCGCAGGGGCGGCAAGGTGATGGGGATGACATTGACCCGGAAGAACAGGTCCTCCCGAAAGCGCCCCTCGGCCACGAGCCGGGCCAGATCGCGGTTGGTGGCCGAGATGACGCGCACGTCGGCCCGCACCGGCCGGCTCTCGCCCACCCGCTCGAAGGTCTTGGATTCGAGCACGCGCAACAGCTTGACCTGTATCGACGCCGGGGCGTCGCCGATTTCGTCCAGAAAAATGTCGCCGCCGTCGGCGGCCTCGAACCGACCCTGACGGTGGCGCGTCGCGCCGGTGAAAGCGCCCTTGGCATGGCCGAAGAGTTCGCTTTCCAGGAGCGATTCGGTCAGGGCGGCACAGCTAAACGGCACAAAAGGCCCCCGTCGACGCCGGCCGATCTCGTGGATGGCCCGGGCGGCCAATTCCTTGCCGGTGCCGGATTCGCCGGTGATGAGCACCGGCGCGTCGC is from Solidesulfovibrio magneticus RS-1 and encodes:
- the lgt gene encoding prolipoprotein diacylglyceryl transferase, with translation MFVHPQFDPVAVSLGPLSIRWYGLMYLIGFAAAWLLGRYRASRPGSGWTPLQVDDLVTYMVLGVVVGGRLGYMLFYDLPAFLANPLSLVQVWQGGMSFHGGFLGVLAVVWFFGRKTGKGFWGVADFTAPLAPFGLFAGRIGNFINGELWGKATDLPWGVVFPDPRAGGVPRHPSQLYEALLEGAALFLIVWLYSSKKRQSGAVSGVFCVCYGLFRFAVELVRLPDPQLGYLAFGWLTMGQLLSLPVIVFGLWLLARRAPDQNASQ
- a CDS encoding glutaminyl-peptide cyclotransferase: MSWIIKRLALGGAAILAFLIFLPVLSDAAPVLPVVVKARLPHDPSAFTQGLLYSDGVFYESTGLYGRSSLRRVDPATGQVLARRELPRELFGEGLALSGGSLYQLTWREGRVLLADPSDLSSRGELALPTEGWGACGLDGRLVVSDGSDQLFFYDPKTMAALGSVAVTDDGRPVSRLNELETVAGRIWANVWGDTRIAVIDPATGQVAAWVDCSGLRPGTVAVDFENVLNGIAHDPATGRVWVTGKRWPEINEIAVPGLPTGGSPLSGLGGGAKP
- a CDS encoding sigma-54 interaction domain-containing protein, which codes for MEFEQHLAAIVNTMSEGLLLVGADGGIVMINEALSRMTGYARDELLGHACSVLDCDGCQRERGQGGAAWCRLFAEKTTRAKHCTIRRKDGSYLPVLKNQTLLRDAAGKPLFAVETLTDLSEVVGLDRKVEELTRLLSAEEGFHGLIGESEAMRRVFDLLERAAGSDAPVLITGESGTGKELAARAIHEIGRRRRGPFVPFSCAALTESLLESELFGHAKGAFTGATRHRQGRFEAADGGDIFLDEIGDAPASIQVKLLRVLESKTFERVGESRPVRADVRVISATNRDLARLVAEGRFREDLFFRVNVIPITLPPLRDRLDDLAPLAEHFLCRLAHQAGRPVPSIAPEAMRLLAAHPWPGNVRELKSALEYAFVVTDAGPVEPRHLPPALIAAAAPDALREVCRAAAPVEAGRDELVDALRRAGGNRSEAARLLGVSRGTILNRMRRYGVDSKHVLDY